The following are from one region of the Candidatus Polarisedimenticolia bacterium genome:
- a CDS encoding M14 family zinc carboxypeptidase, translated as MNGPVPGASPRPSRVTVALALAAGLVATGLCTESRGAENPYAPDTPEPGSVEAIARDTTEPRFLSPWVAYVPGSATVPSPTKHLGHIAGAAGELTHAGPIQGYMRAIAAASPRLRVETIGKTEEGREIVLVVIADEAGIRDLARLKAATAALADPRRTSPQEAERIIATARPIYYFNCGLHADETGSAEMGLELAYRLAVSEQPMIRAIREKVLVLINPVSEPDGRDKVADWFYRYLKGKTDYDSLPRMSPPYWNRYVYVDINRDAHQKAFGTTRAVHGMFHDWHPTVVHDLHEAIALLQTWNGTGPYNPHLDPIVTSQFLEMSFHEVTSLTAMGMPGVWTWDFGEGFGQHYLDSVAMNHNSIGRGYETFGNTTPETADRSLMGGGTEQEAYMTREWFRPVPPPQAFRWSMRDNVNYQQTAALSILDWSARHAQEMLRNFYRTGYNSWRKGVTEKPYAFVIPDGQDDPLRVAAMINRLRDQRIEVGRLTADLKVAEGTFPRGSFIVKLDQPYRNYAVDVLEPQRFPGESPSIPYDDVSWAFPVGFGVTAARIDDERVKGAPAEPVQTDVEPRGQVTGDGPVFLLRDTGQEALLAARVRLSRFKVEIAEKAFRSGAVDYPAGSWILPKQEGLRPALEAVSRELALDFRAAPKAPDVARHEAALARIGVWVPWADTDSMGWIRYTLDREKIPFTHLRDEDVRAGGLKHKVDVIVYGPFARLELQGQIHGIAPTAGPMAYTRTPEFPSHGEPVASEDITGGPGFVGLEAIRRFVEDGGVLLTLGNGSTLVLEGGLVRGMRRAAGFEVFTPGSELRLSFERPDHPIAYGYGAGTSVFRLNNPVYDMPMRWATMAYCTSCLEGPADRRFVVSTWGGPGPMVVSGGMRGEANLKGRPAIFDVPQGRGHVVAYNFSPIHRDMNRSDHRLLWNAILNWSALPR; from the coding sequence ATGAATGGTCCCGTCCCAGGAGCCTCTCCTCGTCCATCGCGCGTCACCGTCGCCCTGGCGCTCGCCGCAGGGCTCGTCGCCACGGGCCTCTGCACCGAGAGCCGCGGCGCCGAAAACCCCTACGCCCCCGACACGCCGGAGCCGGGATCGGTCGAAGCGATCGCACGCGACACGACCGAGCCGCGCTTCCTGAGTCCCTGGGTGGCCTACGTGCCGGGCTCGGCGACGGTTCCGTCCCCCACGAAGCATCTCGGCCACATCGCCGGCGCGGCGGGGGAGCTGACCCACGCCGGGCCGATCCAGGGCTACATGCGGGCGATCGCGGCGGCGTCTCCGCGCCTGCGCGTCGAGACGATCGGCAAGACGGAGGAGGGGCGGGAGATCGTCCTCGTGGTGATCGCCGACGAGGCCGGCATCCGCGACCTGGCGCGGCTCAAGGCAGCGACGGCCGCCCTGGCGGATCCGCGCCGCACCAGCCCTCAGGAGGCCGAGCGCATCATCGCGACGGCGCGGCCGATCTACTACTTCAACTGCGGCCTGCACGCCGACGAGACCGGCAGCGCCGAGATGGGCCTGGAGCTGGCCTACCGGCTGGCGGTGTCCGAGCAGCCGATGATCCGGGCCATCCGCGAGAAGGTCCTGGTGCTCATCAACCCGGTCTCCGAGCCGGACGGGCGCGACAAGGTGGCCGACTGGTTCTACCGCTACCTCAAGGGGAAGACGGATTACGACTCGCTGCCGCGCATGTCCCCCCCCTACTGGAACCGCTACGTCTACGTGGACATCAACCGCGACGCGCATCAGAAGGCGTTCGGGACGACGCGGGCCGTGCACGGCATGTTCCACGACTGGCACCCGACGGTGGTGCACGACCTGCACGAGGCGATCGCGCTTCTGCAGACCTGGAACGGCACCGGCCCCTACAACCCGCACCTCGATCCGATCGTGACCAGCCAGTTCCTGGAGATGAGCTTCCACGAGGTCACCTCCCTGACCGCCATGGGGATGCCCGGCGTCTGGACCTGGGACTTCGGCGAAGGCTTCGGCCAGCACTACCTCGACTCGGTGGCGATGAACCACAACAGCATCGGGCGCGGCTACGAGACGTTCGGCAACACGACGCCGGAGACGGCCGACCGCTCGCTCATGGGAGGAGGGACGGAGCAGGAGGCGTACATGACGCGCGAGTGGTTCCGCCCGGTGCCGCCGCCGCAGGCCTTCCGCTGGTCGATGCGGGACAACGTGAACTACCAGCAGACCGCCGCGCTGTCGATCCTCGACTGGAGCGCCCGCCACGCGCAGGAGATGCTGCGCAACTTCTACCGCACCGGCTACAACTCCTGGCGCAAGGGGGTGACCGAGAAGCCGTACGCCTTCGTCATCCCCGACGGCCAGGACGACCCGCTGCGTGTGGCGGCGATGATCAACCGGCTCCGCGATCAACGAATCGAGGTCGGCCGGCTGACCGCCGATCTCAAGGTGGCGGAGGGGACGTTCCCGCGCGGCAGCTTCATCGTGAAGCTGGACCAGCCGTACAGAAACTACGCGGTGGACGTCCTGGAGCCGCAGCGCTTCCCGGGCGAATCGCCGAGCATCCCGTACGACGACGTCTCGTGGGCCTTCCCGGTCGGGTTCGGCGTGACCGCCGCGCGCATCGATGACGAGCGCGTCAAGGGTGCGCCCGCCGAGCCGGTGCAGACCGACGTGGAGCCCCGGGGCCAGGTCACGGGGGACGGCCCGGTCTTCCTGCTCAGGGACACCGGGCAGGAGGCGCTCCTCGCCGCGCGCGTCCGCCTGTCGCGCTTCAAGGTCGAGATCGCGGAGAAGGCGTTTCGAAGCGGAGCCGTCGACTACCCGGCGGGGTCCTGGATCCTGCCGAAGCAGGAAGGGCTCCGCCCGGCGCTCGAGGCCGTGAGCCGCGAGCTGGCGCTCGATTTCCGCGCCGCGCCGAAGGCGCCCGACGTGGCCCGCCACGAAGCGGCCCTGGCCCGCATCGGTGTCTGGGTCCCCTGGGCCGATACCGACTCCATGGGCTGGATCCGCTACACCCTCGACCGGGAGAAGATCCCGTTCACGCACCTGCGCGACGAGGACGTGCGCGCCGGCGGGCTGAAACATAAAGTGGACGTCATCGTCTATGGGCCGTTTGCCCGCCTCGAGCTGCAGGGGCAGATTCACGGCATCGCGCCCACCGCGGGCCCGATGGCCTACACGCGTACCCCGGAGTTCCCGAGCCACGGAGAGCCGGTCGCCTCGGAGGACATCACGGGAGGGCCCGGGTTCGTGGGGCTCGAGGCGATCCGGCGCTTCGTGGAGGACGGGGGCGTCCTGCTCACGCTGGGGAACGGCTCGACGCTCGTCCTCGAGGGGGGGCTCGTGCGCGGCATGCGGCGCGCGGCGGGATTCGAGGTGTTCACGCCCGGCAGCGAGCTGCGGCTGAGCTTCGAGCGGCCCGACCACCCGATCGCCTACGGGTACGGCGCCGGCACCTCGGTCTTCCGGCTGAACAACCCGGTCTACGACATGCCGATGCGGTGGGCGACCATGGCGTACTGCACGTCCTGCCTGGAAGGCCCCGCCGACCGGCGCTTCGTCGTGTCGACCTGGGGAGGACCCGGGCCGATGGTCGTGAGCGGCGGCATGCGCGGCGAAGCCAATCTGAAGGGGCGCCCCGCCATCTTCGACGTGCCGCAGGGGCGCGGCCACGTCGTCGCCTACAACTTCAGCCCGATCCACCGCGACATGAACCGCTCGGATCACCGCCTGCTCTGGAACGCGATCCTCAACTGGAGCGCCCTGCCGCGGTGA
- a CDS encoding Xaa-Pro peptidase family protein, whose amino-acid sequence MDHRVDLARLRTGRLARLQAAMRAQGIETCLLFNEPNVRYATGASVMPIWSNTTFVRCALVPAEGRAIHFEHPNSMHLFRGIEADVRPMHAWEFYDDTESHAKAFARETVAAMRELGVTGPRLAVDRLGTPGSLALQREGIAFVDSAPVTTAAREIKTPEEIALLEANGLILMDMLADFERAIAPGVRERDLLAVLAGTLLRSGGEHLATSTVCSGPNTNPWRAQTTDRPLEPGDLVYVDTDAVGVEGYFFCVSRTFPCGDRAPTPAQREIYRTAHDWLLALQEMVRPGLTCRDLANRAPRLPAKYMPQRYEVMIHGIGLEEESPSVAYPGDAQPNGDRVLTENMALVVELYCGEVGGRDGVKLGDQVVVTAGGVKNLVPYAHSAALLR is encoded by the coding sequence ATGGATCACCGGGTCGATCTCGCGCGCCTGCGGACCGGGCGCCTGGCGCGGCTTCAGGCGGCGATGCGCGCGCAGGGCATCGAGACCTGCCTGCTGTTCAACGAGCCGAATGTCCGGTACGCGACCGGCGCCTCGGTGATGCCGATCTGGAGCAACACGACGTTCGTCCGCTGCGCCCTGGTGCCCGCCGAGGGTCGGGCCATCCACTTCGAGCACCCGAACTCCATGCACCTGTTCCGCGGCATCGAGGCCGACGTGCGGCCGATGCACGCCTGGGAGTTCTACGACGACACGGAGTCCCACGCGAAGGCCTTCGCGCGCGAGACGGTCGCCGCGATGAGGGAGCTGGGCGTGACCGGGCCCCGTCTCGCCGTCGATCGGCTGGGAACCCCCGGGTCTCTCGCGCTGCAGCGCGAGGGGATCGCGTTCGTCGACTCGGCCCCGGTCACGACGGCCGCCCGTGAAATCAAGACCCCCGAGGAGATCGCCCTGCTCGAGGCGAACGGCCTGATCCTGATGGACATGCTGGCCGACTTCGAGCGCGCCATCGCCCCCGGTGTGCGCGAGCGCGATCTGCTGGCGGTCCTCGCCGGCACGCTGTTGCGGAGCGGCGGCGAGCACCTTGCCACCAGCACCGTCTGCTCGGGGCCGAACACCAACCCGTGGCGCGCCCAGACGACCGACAGGCCTCTCGAGCCCGGCGACCTCGTCTACGTGGACACCGACGCGGTCGGCGTCGAAGGGTACTTCTTCTGCGTGTCGCGGACCTTCCCGTGCGGCGATCGGGCCCCGACGCCGGCGCAGCGCGAGATCTACAGGACCGCGCACGACTGGCTCCTGGCGCTGCAAGAGATGGTCCGGCCCGGTCTCACCTGCCGCGACCTGGCGAACAGGGCGCCGCGCCTGCCCGCGAAGTACATGCCCCAGCGGTACGAGGTCATGATCCACGGCATCGGTCTCGAAGAGGAGAGCCCGAGCGTCGCCTATCCCGGCGATGCGCAACCGAACGGCGACCGCGTCCTCACGGAGAACATGGCCCTGGTCGTGGAGCTTTACTGCGGCGAGGTCGGCGGCCGCGACGGGGTCAAGCTCGGCGACCAGGTCGTGGTCACCGCCGGGGGCGTGAAGAACCTGGTGCCGTACGCTCACTCCGCCGCGCTTCTCCGTTGA
- a CDS encoding formylmethanofuran dehydrogenase subunit C: MPTLTLKNQPNVPLEAESLSPDVVGALALDAIRVLPVFLGKRQRRVDDFFEVAGSPGDHLEIRGDAGKVKWIGRGMTTGRLTVVGNAGMHLGAGMKGGTIEVSGNVSDWLGAEMSGGTIRVGGNAGGQVGAAYRGSLTGMTGGTILIGGSAGLEVGMRMKRGIIAVGDRVRDFAGLEMQGGTILLGSGAELRTGAWISRGTIISLQPIPLLPTFSYSCTYNPTFLRLYARHLSTLGVRMPHEERDGAYQRYTGDAAVPGKGEILVWKPRDSQG; the protein is encoded by the coding sequence ATGCCGACCCTGACCCTCAAGAATCAACCGAATGTCCCGCTCGAGGCGGAGTCTCTCTCTCCGGACGTCGTGGGTGCGCTCGCGCTCGACGCCATCCGGGTCCTTCCCGTTTTCCTGGGGAAGCGGCAGCGCCGCGTGGACGATTTCTTCGAGGTCGCGGGGTCGCCCGGCGACCATCTGGAGATCCGGGGCGACGCGGGGAAGGTCAAGTGGATCGGCCGCGGCATGACGACCGGGCGCCTCACCGTCGTCGGCAACGCCGGCATGCACCTGGGGGCCGGCATGAAGGGGGGGACCATCGAGGTGTCGGGGAACGTCTCGGACTGGCTCGGCGCCGAGATGTCCGGGGGAACCATCCGTGTCGGCGGGAACGCCGGCGGCCAGGTCGGTGCGGCCTACCGCGGAAGCCTCACCGGGATGACGGGCGGCACGATCCTCATCGGGGGCTCGGCAGGACTCGAAGTCGGGATGCGGATGAAACGGGGGATCATCGCCGTGGGCGACCGGGTGAGGGACTTCGCCGGCCTGGAGATGCAGGGCGGAACCATCCTCCTGGGGAGCGGCGCCGAGCTGCGGACCGGCGCCTGGATCTCGCGGGGCACCATCATTTCGTTGCAGCCGATTCCGCTCCTGCCGACGTTCTCGTATTCCTGCACGTACAATCCCACGTTCCTGCGTCTGTACGCGAGGCACCTGTCGACGCTGGGAGTGCGCATGCCCCACGAGGAGAGGGACGGGGCCTATCAACGTTACACGGGGGACGCCGCGGTCCCGGGCAAGGGGGAAATTCTCGTCTGGAAGCCGCGCGACTCCCAGGGATGA
- a CDS encoding formylmethanofuran dehydrogenase subunit A, protein MLRITGGTVHDPANGILGVVKDICIADGRIVPRVDGGRTIDAKGMVVFPGGVDVHTHVAGAAMNFARGITPENYRRAVRFIHAPDRRSGLGGITPTTFATGYLYAGMGWTTVNEAAVPILSARHTHEELHDIPILDKSSLVLMANNEIVLDLLEAGEVDRAKHVVGWLIWAAKAYGVKAVNPGGVVAWKSGKNAGTLSAPVEGYRQMTPGRIISSLAGIIDDLKLPHPLHLHCNKLGIPGNVSTTLETMKVLEGRRAHLAHLQFHAYGGDGWGTLRSEAPALAEAFNARKNLTADAGAILFGDAMTVTADGPWEYVLHGLTGRKWSNVDVENETGCGIVPYTYKERSLVNAVQWAVGLELLLLIDDPWRIFLTTDHPNGGGFWRYPELIRLLRDVDYRRECFKRLPPKALERMVLADLDRQYSLSEIAIITSAGPARALGLSRKGHLGVGADADIAVYEENPSVGRMFEYPRYVIKAGEIVVEEGEIRAVTSGREFITRPSFDAQIEAYLRPLFEKVYTMSFDNYAVELERLAQPDIHACT, encoded by the coding sequence ATGCTGCGGATAACGGGCGGGACGGTCCACGATCCGGCGAACGGAATCCTCGGCGTCGTCAAGGACATCTGCATCGCGGACGGCCGGATCGTCCCCCGGGTCGACGGCGGACGCACGATCGACGCGAAGGGGATGGTCGTCTTCCCCGGCGGCGTCGACGTCCACACCCACGTCGCGGGCGCGGCGATGAACTTCGCCCGGGGCATCACCCCGGAGAACTACCGGCGTGCGGTCCGGTTCATCCACGCGCCGGACCGACGCTCCGGTCTCGGCGGCATCACTCCCACCACCTTCGCGACCGGGTACCTGTACGCCGGGATGGGCTGGACGACCGTGAACGAGGCCGCCGTCCCGATCCTGTCGGCGAGACACACCCACGAGGAGCTGCACGACATCCCGATCCTGGACAAGTCCTCCCTGGTGCTGATGGCCAACAACGAGATTGTGCTCGATCTCCTCGAAGCGGGCGAAGTCGATCGCGCGAAGCATGTCGTGGGCTGGCTCATCTGGGCCGCCAAGGCCTACGGGGTGAAGGCGGTCAACCCGGGAGGAGTCGTCGCCTGGAAATCGGGCAAGAACGCCGGCACGCTTTCCGCGCCGGTGGAAGGCTATCGCCAGATGACGCCCGGGCGGATCATATCGAGCCTCGCGGGGATCATCGACGACCTGAAGCTGCCGCATCCGCTCCATCTCCACTGCAACAAGCTCGGCATCCCGGGGAACGTCAGCACCACGCTCGAGACGATGAAGGTCCTGGAGGGACGCCGGGCGCACCTGGCGCATCTGCAGTTCCACGCCTACGGTGGAGACGGCTGGGGGACGCTGCGCTCCGAGGCGCCCGCGCTCGCCGAGGCCTTCAACGCCCGCAAGAACCTCACCGCCGACGCCGGTGCGATCCTGTTCGGCGATGCCATGACGGTCACCGCCGACGGCCCCTGGGAGTACGTGCTCCACGGGTTGACCGGACGCAAATGGAGCAACGTGGACGTGGAGAACGAGACCGGGTGCGGGATCGTCCCCTACACCTACAAGGAGCGCAGCCTGGTCAACGCGGTGCAGTGGGCCGTGGGACTGGAGCTGCTGCTGCTCATCGACGATCCCTGGCGGATCTTCCTGACCACGGACCATCCCAACGGCGGGGGCTTCTGGCGCTACCCGGAGCTCATCCGTCTCCTGCGGGATGTGGACTACCGGCGGGAGTGCTTCAAGAGGCTGCCGCCCAAGGCGCTGGAGCGCATGGTGCTCGCGGACCTGGACCGGCAGTACTCCCTGTCGGAGATCGCGATCATCACTTCCGCGGGCCCGGCGCGCGCCCTCGGCCTGTCGCGCAAGGGACACCTCGGCGTGGGGGCCGACGCGGACATTGCGGTGTATGAGGAGAATCCCTCGGTCGGCCGCATGTTCGAGTATCCGCGCTACGTCATCAAGGCCGGGGAGATCGTGGTCGAGGAGGGGGAGATCCGCGCGGTGACCAGCGGCCGGGAATTCATAACCCGGCCCTCCTTCGACGCGCAAATCGAGGCGTACCTGCGCCCGTTGTTCGAAAAGGTCTACACCATGTCCTTCGACAACTACGCCGTGGAGCTGGAGCGCCTCGCGCAGCCGGACATCCACGCCTGCACGTGA
- a CDS encoding molybdopterin dinucleotide binding domain-containing protein, with the protein MERKRFIMNAGRTTKQGQQINVGKDHAEYKAIVSTLNMHPEDMKEIGIQTGGTVRVRSGNGEATFRCLEGKVPRGMIFVPYGPPTCHLMGQGTDGTGMPTSKGWEVEVEPMPSEMPAAPVTA; encoded by the coding sequence ATGGAACGAAAACGCTTCATCATGAACGCCGGCCGCACCACCAAGCAGGGCCAGCAGATCAACGTCGGCAAGGATCACGCCGAGTACAAGGCCATCGTGAGCACCTTGAACATGCACCCCGAGGACATGAAGGAGATCGGGATTCAGACCGGCGGCACCGTCCGGGTCCGGTCCGGAAACGGCGAGGCCACGTTCCGTTGCCTGGAAGGGAAGGTCCCCCGGGGCATGATCTTCGTCCCTTATGGCCCTCCGACCTGCCATCTCATGGGGCAGGGGACCGACGGCACCGGAATGCCCACCTCCAAGGGCTGGGAAGTCGAGGTCGAGCCGATGCCGTCGGAGATGCCGGCCGCTCCGGTGACTGCATGA
- the fhcD gene encoding formylmethanofuran--tetrahydromethanopterin N-formyltransferase: protein MAEVRGMERRGVRIGDTFAEAFDMRAARVVITARSQAWALTAARAMTGFATSVIGCKVEAGIEAELAPEETPDGRPGASVPLFAFDAEGLGKRLIERVGQTVLTCPTTACFDGLPEAGERVVVGGVLRHFGDRYQSSKLLDGKRYWRIPVMEGEFLVQETFGVQKAIGGGNFLILARDQEAALAAAEAAVDAMRRVRGVVLPFPGGIVRSGSKVGAKRYKNMIASTNDAYCPTLRGRKGVTSALPEGVNSVLEIVVNGLDRAAIEAALRAGIDAACRPGVIEISAGNYGGKLGKHHFPLHALLEAAT, encoded by the coding sequence ATGGCGGAGGTGCGGGGGATGGAGCGGCGCGGCGTGCGGATCGGCGACACCTTCGCCGAGGCGTTCGACATGCGCGCGGCGCGCGTCGTGATCACGGCGCGCTCGCAGGCGTGGGCGCTGACGGCCGCTCGAGCCATGACCGGGTTCGCCACCTCGGTCATCGGCTGCAAGGTCGAGGCCGGCATCGAGGCCGAGCTGGCGCCGGAGGAGACGCCCGACGGGCGCCCCGGAGCGAGCGTGCCGCTCTTCGCCTTCGACGCCGAGGGGCTCGGCAAGCGGCTGATCGAACGGGTGGGGCAGACGGTCCTCACCTGCCCGACCACGGCCTGCTTCGACGGCCTGCCCGAGGCGGGGGAGCGGGTCGTCGTCGGCGGCGTGCTGCGCCATTTTGGCGACCGCTACCAGTCGAGCAAGCTCCTGGACGGGAAGCGTTACTGGCGGATCCCGGTGATGGAGGGGGAATTCCTCGTGCAGGAGACCTTCGGCGTGCAGAAGGCGATCGGCGGCGGCAACTTCCTGATCCTGGCCCGCGACCAGGAGGCGGCCCTCGCGGCGGCGGAGGCGGCGGTCGACGCCATGCGCAGGGTCCGCGGCGTCGTCCTGCCTTTTCCCGGCGGGATCGTGCGCAGCGGCAGCAAGGTGGGCGCGAAGCGCTACAAGAACATGATCGCGTCGACGAACGACGCGTACTGCCCGACCCTGCGCGGGCGCAAAGGCGTGACGAGCGCGCTGCCGGAGGGCGTGAACTCGGTGCTCGAGATCGTGGTGAACGGCCTCGACCGGGCCGCGATCGAGGCGGCCCTGCGCGCCGGCATCGACGCGGCGTGCCGTCCCGGCGTCATCGAGATCTCGGCGGGGAACTACGGCGGCAAGCTCGGAAAGCATCACTTCCCGCTGCACGCGCTGCTCGAGGCCGCCACGTGA
- a CDS encoding chromate resistance protein ChrB domain-containing protein, whose product MKWITREGAKTDRVACPWLITRFIDREAEFIFVAADQVLPTAASFSGKSFDAPGADYTHRGNRCTFEVLIEDFGLRDPALARLARIVHGADIEGEIGTCPESAGLLAAALGFAKTTPDDHEKLRLQFPIYEALYAYCRDTAS is encoded by the coding sequence ATGAAGTGGATAACGCGCGAGGGCGCGAAGACGGACCGCGTGGCCTGCCCCTGGCTCATCACCCGGTTCATCGACAGGGAGGCGGAGTTCATCTTCGTTGCCGCTGACCAGGTGCTCCCCACGGCCGCGAGTTTCTCGGGGAAGTCCTTCGACGCCCCCGGCGCGGATTACACCCACCGCGGGAATCGGTGCACATTCGAGGTCCTCATCGAGGACTTCGGTCTCCGCGATCCGGCGCTCGCCCGCCTCGCCCGCATCGTTCACGGCGCGGACATCGAGGGCGAGATCGGCACGTGCCCTGAGTCGGCCGGCCTGCTGGCCGCCGCTCTGGGATTCGCCAAGACCACCCCCGACGACCACGAGAAGCTGCGACTGCAGTTCCCGATTTACGAAGCGCTATACGCCTACTGCCGTGACACCGCGTCCTGA
- a CDS encoding Fe-Mn family superoxide dismutase, giving the protein MPQRPTDPVSGSTLSTSTPPGQHAVKPLPFAPKTLRGLSERLVVSHHDNNYAGAVKNLNKVEEELSRIGADTPGFIVSGLKERELTFTNSVILHELYFGNLGGDGRAAGPIQKDLASACGSFARWEEVFRATGMSLAGGSGWAVLDFNFHTGDLRTYWSGNHTQALASGLPLLIMDMYEHAYHIDYGAAAAKYVDAFFQNINWDEVNRRLERARKAAAAFAA; this is encoded by the coding sequence ATGCCACAAAGACCAACCGATCCCGTTTCAGGCTCCACGCTGTCGACGTCCACGCCGCCGGGACAGCATGCGGTGAAGCCCCTTCCCTTCGCCCCGAAGACACTCCGGGGTCTGTCCGAGCGACTCGTTGTCTCCCACCACGACAACAACTATGCAGGCGCGGTCAAGAACCTCAACAAGGTCGAAGAGGAGCTGTCGCGGATCGGCGCCGACACGCCCGGCTTCATCGTCTCCGGCCTGAAGGAGCGGGAACTGACGTTCACCAATTCCGTGATCCTTCACGAGCTGTACTTCGGCAACCTGGGTGGCGACGGCAGGGCCGCTGGACCGATCCAGAAGGACCTGGCAAGCGCCTGCGGGTCGTTCGCACGGTGGGAAGAGGTGTTCCGGGCCACCGGAATGAGTCTCGCCGGAGGAAGCGGCTGGGCGGTTCTCGACTTCAATTTCCATACCGGAGACCTGCGCACCTATTGGTCCGGGAACCACACGCAGGCGCTCGCGTCGGGGTTGCCCCTGCTCATCATGGACATGTACGAGCACGCCTACCACATAGACTACGGCGCCGCGGCGGCGAAGTACGTCGATGCGTTCTTCCAGAACATCAACTGGGATGAAGTGAACCGGCGGCTCGAGCGCGCGCGCAAGGCCGCCGCGGCGTTCGCGGCCTGA
- a CDS encoding efflux RND transporter permease subunit — MSRLRQPAISRLIVLVNLLLALFGGLVTVAPGGQGLRVASLVAFISVFGIARRNGALLISYYGHLMRDEGLPNREAVFRGSHERLAPVLMTALMA; from the coding sequence GTGTCGCGTCTCCGTCAGCCCGCCATTTCGAGGCTGATCGTCCTGGTCAATCTGCTCCTCGCCCTTTTCGGCGGGCTCGTGACCGTGGCTCCGGGAGGCCAGGGCCTGAGAGTCGCCTCGCTCGTCGCGTTCATCAGCGTCTTCGGCATCGCCAGGCGGAACGGCGCCCTGCTCATCAGTTACTACGGGCACCTGATGCGCGATGAGGGTCTGCCGAACAGGGAAGCCGTGTTTCGCGGATCCCATGAGCGGCTCGCGCCGGTCCTCATGACTGCGCTGATGGCGTGA
- a CDS encoding YtxH domain-containing protein: MSEIVRNNTGGMVLSFLAGAATGAAVALLTAPQSGRDTRRKLKQVTEDLADRAARVPPALQAAYRRAAEAGKEAFVHTYEEPAAERSTAHHSDRH; the protein is encoded by the coding sequence ATGAGCGAGATCGTTCGCAATAACACGGGAGGAATGGTGTTGTCATTCCTGGCAGGCGCCGCGACCGGAGCCGCTGTGGCACTTCTGACCGCTCCGCAGTCCGGCCGCGACACCCGCAGGAAGCTGAAGCAGGTGACCGAGGACCTGGCCGACCGGGCGGCGCGCGTGCCGCCCGCCCTCCAGGCCGCGTACAGACGGGCGGCCGAGGCAGGCAAAGAGGCGTTCGTCCATACGTACGAAGAACCCGCGGCCGAGAGATCGACCGCGCACCACTCGGACCGGCACTGA